The genomic stretch GagtgatttttgctttgattttgtttatttaaggtgatattttaatactaactaaatcatcacttaccacagcataGCTgatgcagttttgagttaaaacccctctaccagggggttttgagtttaaatccccctaccagggtgttttgagattttaaaaacccctatcagggggttttgagatacaaatccctctaccagggggctttgagtttaaaaccccctacatgcggttttgaattttaaaccccctaccagaggtttttgcagttaaatccccctcttctataaaacaaaacaaaaaaaaaatgcaaacaacaatccccaaatttcaacagcacagttgaggaagattttgattttaaaaccccctccataatttacgataaccccatcttcaatataaaaaagcaaattacacactcaaaattctatgagcgtagccaaatgggttttgagtttaaacccccttcccccttccagttggggtttgaagctaaaaagtacctcttcaatttaaaaaaaaagcaaattacacactataaaatctatgagcgtagccaaatgggttttgagtttaaatccccctcatccagatggctttttctttaaagtttaaaacccctccagatggttttgagtttaaaattcccccacagagcgtttagagttgaaaacctctctcttcaatattattttaaagcaaactacagtcaccaaattctatgatcgtagctaaatggggttttgaattaaaaacaaaacaaaaaaaccccagagattttttagtttaaaacccctcaacagatgatttgacgaaaaaactttccttttcgatataaaatctaaagcgaaatacaggcatgtaattccaagagcgtagtcaagaaaggttacaaatttctaccagtggcttgggctccattaattaagtgtgaatagtcttctgccgaaattgaaaatcattaaatgtgtctcaacaaagatggctaagacagattttaggagtcagtcatagagatcgggtctaaatcaaagaaatcatatgccgaactgggagtcgaatccttagtaaggttgtgacagagcgtcccatgaggttttgcgggacatgttttccgacaaaatgaattacgcaaaataagagttgcggaaacagcttgccggaaaatgcgccgaacggcgcgagagggtctaagtcagtaagaatagcacattaggtttttgaaataaaactttttaatagcaagataatgcactgtagatacctcagaatatgcattttgttggctttcaataccagaaatagtgctcggcggcggggcttcgccccgcccTAGgcgagcgctgcgaactcccccagacccccttgctagcaagtgcggggagtctacaataaacaataaacgtcttccgaaagggtcagaatgtaataaagattaattatgtacacacacacacacatatatatatatatatatacatttttttcgcggggggggggggtcgggggggatcccccccccaaaaaaaccctccccgaaaaaaaatcctggctacgcccatgcttggcctaactgatgtcctTAAttgtaatgaatatctaattgatctgttttgtaaagggtcaatctcttattcaggtcctcaagaaaaaacaacaacacattttcgtaaaagaaaaaaaaagttcaatgtaCTATTTGTCAACTGCATGTCAGTTAACGCGATAATATTAACAACtacatattaattgttgttttaaattatgtccaaattgtatgcatactaaataatactatatatatatatatatatatatatatatatatatatatatatatatatatatatatatatatatatatataaataataaatttgtgtgtTCCGTCCGTTTGTTAGATACATTGTAAAACACTAAAAATTTAGCATTTAtgaaatcaattattgttactTGATTTtgggaataaataaatatattgctaACATAACTTGAAGAgttatacaaacacaaatatagaGGAGCCGAAATCAGATGCAAAAACACCCAAATATCGGGCCAAATAAATTATACTTGGCGGTTGAACaaaatgcacacaaaaaaaaaaaaaaagaagaataaccAACATAACAAAGAAGGAAACAAAACACAGGAGAGtgacaaaataatataaatttttacaaaacatttcgtCAACATGTATAgtgaagaacaaacagatacagaCGCACAAAACATACTTTTAAAACACTGTAAAACATTACACCCATCAGAAAAACAAACGACAAATAGACCCTTTACATTAGAGGAGCTGAGGGCTGCTTTagacacaacacaaaataacaaatcccctggcccagactataaaacctttttctcCCAAATAGGACCCCTACTACTAAGACTTTACAATGACGATGTTAGAAACAGGACAGACGCCTATAGACTTCTTGCATACATCAcactattaccaaaaaaaaaactgaaaacaacacaacacctaGTGACTTTAGACCCATTTCCCTTTTAAATGCGGACTATAAACTGCtgaccaaaatgatttttttaagagttAGGCCCCTTATACCCCACCTACTAGGACAAGACCAGTACTGTAGCAACCCGGAAAAAACAGACGAATGAACTACTTTTTACGAgacatcatatattactgtaaagacaaagactcGAAAGCAGCCCTAATGTCCATTGATCAAGAAAAAGCTTTCGACAGAATTGACCATGACTACTTattcaaaatactagacaagacagacatagacaagactttgATAACATACATAAAACTAGTCTACACCGATGCCACAAGTCAACTTATAATAAATCAAACACTAAGCAGCAAGATTTCTATTTGAAGATCTGTTAGGCAAGGTTGTCCCCTATCCCGCTTTTTATACATCCTTTGCCTAGAACCCCTGTTAGAGAATATTAGGTTAGACAAAGAAATTTTAGGAATAAAAATCGCCGGCCCAACCCCCGTAGTCAAAATTAAAGCTTATGCCGACGATACCACACTTTTCCCCacctcagaaaaagacatagctAAAATTATAGAGAAGTTTACATTATTTGGGAGGGCGAGCGGgtccaaaataaacattaataaatcctcCATTATGGGACTAGGTAGGTGGGAAATCCCCCCAACACcccctttaaccttaaaatacagaaagaaataaaagtatgtgGCATCGTGTGGACTAGCAACCCAGCACACTATTTCCATGAACAGTGGGCGGAGATTCTGGCCCACACAAAGAACGTGATAAGAATGTTTCAGTATATGGCGACAACATATTTGGGAGagctatattaataaacaacttgGTCATCCCGACGATAATCTACTTAGCAAATATAGTAGAACCCCCTCCTAATTTCATAAATAACATCAATACCACTATCAGAAAAAACACAAtaagaaacataaaacatacaacactcatacaagacaaaaaagaaggAGGGATAGGTTTACAAGACATtcacacaaaaatcaaaacgCTTAGAATAAAATTTGTAGGGAAAGTAGTAAGGTCTCCCAATAACTTCCccttagtattatattattttggacTTATATTAAACAAACTCCTCCCCATTCAAAACATTACACCCCATCATTTTGGTAACCATACACATCCATTCTACATATCACTCACAGGACACCTACCCAGCAATGAAAACATAACACACCACCACTCAAAAACAATATACACTATACTCAGAGACaagttgaaagaaaacctagaaGTCAGAATAAAGTGGGTCATTGAGTTAGGGGTTAAACCAACAAACTGGACAGACACATTCACGCATTtacacaacaaatacataacaccCAAAGCACGAGAAGTGGCCTACAGATTactcttcgggatgaccccaaTAAAAGGAAGACTCTCAACTACAACAGGGTCCAAATACACCTATGTTATTTGTAAtaaagaaaaccaaaacccagagaaacacttatttagtgaatgtgagttggttgaggaagcaaaaaaacaaaaaactagaaGATTTTATTGACGCAAACAGTCAGACCTGTGCAAATGTAaatacagcttttttttttttaataaagtacCAAAAGCcataaataacaagattacaaagagagtttgtgttacacaaactcagaggcggcccccgtcgaagtcggatccctgtcggatctgcatattcgcaaataatattcaagaggtgatttaattttgatggtcaaaagtaataatgtttcaaagattcatttgccgtaaatttaaattttaattaaataaaattttttagattagttttagtatgttaaaacattgcaatattgatcaaaacgtttggaaatgaaaatctacactttttttttttacactttaagtttagaaattgaaattctacatcttaatctagtctattttagtctaaactagatctagaaattctagatctagactctaaaataattttaattagaatataaatccagatctagatatattgtaataaaaatctagatctagtttaaaaaatctagattagatctaaatcaagatattccttttttaaacgcgagttacataacgaggcttaataaacattactataccgagttcttttttcatttcatttgaagaattaattccatataacgtcagagggaaaaaaaacactacgtcacacggcctagatagactaaaaatcaccttcatcattaAGGGGACATACGAGTcggaaagaaggaaaaaaaaaagttctccatttagactaaatattttatattatcttaatagtacttaattaaacaattgaaaaaatatagtttttgacTTTATAACTTTACTGGTTGTCATGGAAACAATCCAAGATGGCCGCCAAACAAACTATAATTAAAAGCTTATAACTCAAAAAATACTTaagataaattaataatttttacacACAAATATCATACATGACAAGTATTAAAAACGCATGAAGGGAAATATTGTTAtcttttattgtctttttttaatgatttttttagtgTTGCAACCatgaaaaatacataaatatttcataattctaaactttgaaacgctaaaacaaaaaaactacttcaaatatcaaaaagtttctGCATGCGTTTGTAGATATCTATGTACAGAATAAGTATGCCAAGTATGAAGTATGTAGCTCAAGTAGTTTCAGAGCCTTAGCGTTTGGCAGATAGagatataatacaaaaacaaaaaaaggagaaaatgcaaaaaaacaaaataaaatttcaattacaaaaatttTGTCAGGAAAATACTAGATAACAGGTATGTAATTTATAGGTTGGTATAATAACTatctgaaaacattaaaaaaatatcaatatttagTAAAGGGCATATTCTAAATTTCATATAAATATAGCAACCAATTGGTAAAATAAAACGCaaattgtacacaattgtaTTACAGagtaatatttcaaacaaaaaatctacttattgagatatcaaaaagtttttgcATGCATTTGTAGATATCTATGTACAGAAAAAGTATGCCAAATATGAAGTATGTAGCTCAAGTAGTTTCAGAGCCTTAGCGTTTGGCAGATAGAggtataatacaaaaacaaaaaaagaagaaaatgaaaaaaaaaaaaaaatttcaattacaaaaatttTGTCAGGAAAATACTAGATAACATGCATGTAATTTATAGGTTAGTATAATAAGTATctgaaaacataataaaaatagcTATATTTAGTAAAGAGCATATTCTAAATTTCATATAAGTATAGCAACTAATTGGGATAATAAAACGTAAATTGTACGCAATTGTATTACAGAGtagtatttcaaacaaaaatccaACTTAcgcaaatatcaaaaagtttttgcatgcatatgtagatatatatgtacAGAATAATTATGCCAAATATCAAATAAGTTCCAAAAGTAGTTTCAGAGCCTTAGCGTTTGGCAGATAGAgatatatacaaaaatacaaaaaaagaaagaaaaaaaattcaattacaaAAATTTATTCAGAAAATCACTGAATAGCAAATATATGTTATTTACACTTTAGTATAGCAGCTTTTAAAAATAGCTATTTAGTATATTCCATCCAGattacattataaaataatatattatataccgGGTATAACATTTAGCaaccataaagaaaaaaaaacttgataagAATGTAGGATGTACCGGTGTGCAATCTAAAAACCCAAACAATTtgcaacaataaatattaaatactaaaGAAAAGAGCTTGCTTGAAGTTCACAGaagattaaaatgaaaaaatgtcatatatataacaatgtcaAATAAGAAAAAAGCGCTAACTCAAAATCTGAAACTCATGATAACTGTTCAGTAGTTCTGTTATATCTCTACTATTCATCTAGGGAGTTCTTTAGATAGCATATATATAATTGTCAGTTTAGATAAAACTTGCTAACATTTTCTCTTGAATTAAGGTATcataatatatttgaaaaagtttgttgatctatattatttacataaacataATCAGATGGTGTTGTTTAAATTTTGCTACAAATTagttattacatttttgtttcaaataattaaaacagCAACTAAACTGTCAATATGCTCTAAcaataatgaataaaaacaaaaaaaattatataatacaaaaaaatattgacagtaGTATTGCTAATGAGCACCAGCACCATATACATTCCCATCTTTGGCCAATTCCTCTCTGACTTTTTCAAACCGTGTTAAAGAAAcagtctttcttctttttctataatcCTCTTGGCTAGTAGTGTCAGactgaataattcttttatcattgaccttttttaaattatttaatgttaCATAAGAAACATCAATATGCATCTTATTCATCACGTTAATTAATTCATTGGCGCCAGCATTAAATATTGACACAGCTCTAGCAACACTGCCTTTCACTCTGCCAAGTCCCATGAAACTTGTTTTAGGACATCTCGTCCAAATCATAGCATTAAGGCTTTCGTTGTTGTTTTGAGTACCACCATGAGCCATTCGTTGAAGCAAGGACTCATCTGACATTCTTCGATAAATTGGAATTAGCTTGTGAGCCACCTCTAGAGACAAAAATGTTGATGCCTTATGATTAGAGTGGCTGTCAGGGTCTTGTCCCAACGAAATCGCTTGTTGGTACCAGCACCAACTATTTTCTCCTAATGGACATTGTCGATGATGGTGTTCAGTATCTGTAGACATGGAGTGGTATAATCCTGCCCAAACAGCATTCCTCATTTTGGACACATCTGGAATATTGTCTATTATAGCACCACGATAAAAATTTTGCAAactgtcacattttttttctgttaacctGCCAACTCCTCTGCCACCAAGATGGCTTTCTTTGGCAAGTTTTCGAAGCGCTGTCCCCATACGTTTATGGGCATGATTGATACAGTCAAGTTTAGTAACAGCTTTATCAGCATATGGCTTAGACTCAAGCACAGCTTTAAAAGCAGAAGAATCTCCATCACTCAGCATCTCCACAtatctaaaattatattttgccaCAGAACGATTCCACAGAATTACAGCACTGTCCTGTTCCATAGACTTGCTGGATTTGTGGTGATTAGTACAGCAATCATGCTGTTCTTTCCAAACTGCGAGGTCAGTTGCGTTCATGCTCTCAGCTTTCTGTATGTGGCATGCATGGCAGTACTTAGATCTAATATCGAAGTCGACAACAAGACCTGTTAGTAAATCGATGCAGACACCTACACCATAAAGCGATGTAAAGCCTCGCTTTTGCCAGGTCCCATCATAACTGACTGAAATGTCAATCAAAGGGTTTTCTCCTCGTTCAATGGCTTCCCTAATGTCATCATCCGTCTCTGCATAAGCTTGACGTATGGCGTTGGCTGTGCGGTAGAGCATGTCTTCCCCAGATTCCACTTCACagtctgaagaaaaaaacaaaaaacattaattaattaaattgatttataaatatatatataatatatataaactttaaaaaaaaaaaaaagatttagatctctagAGAGCCTACATTGGCTACATCATAGTGATCATACTACatgtattttttatcaaaaGTTAGAACTTTGTAaagattgactagattctagatctatagttactaggtctagatctataatttttatatgtatatggtaaagattaaaatttttaaagaaataattctaATAGTAGATTATTGTGTAATTTAACATACCTGTGATTTTATTATCATGGTCTTTAAAGGCTCTCTGGCTGATTCCAGAAATTCCTAGGACGCTGCTAAATGTCTGCAGCGAAGTGAAACCCTTTCCTATCTCATGGCTGTATAAAACCATCTTGGTGTTTATTTCAAATGCAACATTTGAACAGTTACTTTTTTGTATTCTTGGAGATGAAAACTTTGATTTAGTATATATAATATCCacaactactagatctacaacatAACTTCAACTTTGATGCGAACCCCATGTTTTCATCTTTTATAACTCTAATAGTCAAACTTGACTGAAAACAATTAGGGCATAATGCATCCGACATCAAATCAGTAAGCTGATTAGTATTAGCAATAGTCCATAATTGCTCTgtttcttgtagatctagatcacttGGAACATCAGTATTTATTGAAAGACGGTCTAATTTCGATCTGGATGCACCACGTTGTCCTTCTGATGCTGgatctaaactagacctagacctagaggAATTTCCACGCAGCTTGTCAGATAGCATAACATTTCTGGCTTTATTGAGCTTCTCTAGCATTCTTCGTCCCTTTGGTCGAGgcattttaatgtaaaagatattttctttgatgtttACAAATACCAAACAACTGAAACTGTCTTGTGCAAGGCTTTCATTGACTTTCACTACAAGAATGTGTTTACGCTGTCGGCCATTTTGAAACGCCTTTTCCGGATGAAACGGCACATTCTGATTAGTCGATTTTTTCCGAGTTTTGCCGATGTGCCATATAAGGAAGTTTCCGTAGATTATATAGCTCGGAAAAATAcgaattacaaaaaaacatataaatccATTAGTTTGAACCCCAGATAAACATATAAATCGGATCGTGACCTTTCTTTTGATGTATCATGGTCCTAGCTTTGTTAGATTGGTAATATCGTATCCAAGGTGTAAACATTGATAAATTTCGATAATTTGTAAATAATCACCAAAAGGTGTACATGTTCAAAGTCAAAATACAcatatttacaaacatttttatgctaaaatataatatgattcatataaaaaaaaggttaaattttcaaaatctgaaagaaaaaaaaatcgaaaaaaaaattaaaaattcgtCATTTTCCGACTCGTATGTCCCCTCCTagatagactaaaaatcaccttcatcattaagagccatttatcgagtgttcatagacattggtgcaccgagtgcgtctttttaacattacatttaaagagttcattcatatgacgtcaaagaaaaaaaaaatccattacctcacaataggctagtaccggtaccctaaaaaagtgtctttatttacacgagatatttgaCGAGGGTTCAtatacattggtgcactgagttctaatagaatttatttaaagaggatcaaagccgcattgtttttgcgttttgtctgtcattcggtctgtccgtcatcttgatataaaaaaaaaacaacaactaaaagttattaaaattgattaacctttattttacgtttcaaaacatcgcaataatttttaggtatgaacacaattgaaaagtttatataatagattgttccggatgtttgtataaatagtaaaagaaaaagagaatttcagataaatgtaataccgttaattaattttttttggatggtctcgtataaaaattagatgtactacagccatgtggagagattttcataccttactttggtgtttggattctgttttccttaaaaatcggaacataatattaacgataattagatgttttaatgttttaggtagaaagttaaatgtactgtaagagagtagtgagttgaaatatttttcataaaaatctgaaaaaacattatttcgtaaatgagaagattatttgtttattaattagaagagaggagttcaaacaattatttggcgttagtagatttttaaataaattcggaaatttctggcgacgatttgtaagaaacaaaatccggaacattctttatcgattacaaaacttctatgttatgtttcagcaagaaaattaaatgtctaaaaagtaattttcagcaATCAAttttagtaaattactttttttttaaagccctgaacaacctattgtcgatatttttaaaatttgtttaaagatgaaaatacggaacaatttgatattgataaccaatttatagtgacgcattgtcaaataatataagtgtaatattagtaaattttgcgatttcaaacaatcattcatgttttataaaacaatatccggaacatttttgcacttaatgaaatataattcagtatagagattttgatttagcattaatatgctatttacataaaaaacggaaaacatattattgataatgtgtttttgcaacgtttaagaatggaaattgaatgtaatataaattagaagagaaaacaaacatttgttggggttgattagttttgcaaaaaaaaaaaaaatccggaacaatcaatttttagatacttaaaactattgagatgttacgggaggaacattaaagggtaaatcagattttcaatagcttttagagttctagttttttttaatctaatcgtgacggacagaccgaccaacagacaaaacgcacaaaaataatcttcttttatttggatgggggcactaaacaaaaaataaataaaatctgatttttttaaaaagtttaaggaattggtttagcacctgatcatgttgcgacgttacgctactgcacgaaaatcgctgcataaaaagtccatttaaaaaaatgtgcgtgatatttacatacaaagtgcattattagactttataaacaaacagaaatgttttctattaattttagcagctagttgaccagaaaaaacatctttaactattatttatatttgttgtaaacatttcctgtacattttaaaaatatatttgacttagtaatactgaaaatacacaaagattgtcaatctttgttagcatattgtaacattgcctcccttacatttacgtaatggttttagaattggtgtatttttatgaaaaaatcgcttgcataattaattttataaattaaacggtttgcttttagaaaaccaaaagtagccgttgcacctaaacttttcaagccgcatttaatgatgaaataatatttttcatatctcttctagttttcgagatctgagtgtgacagacggacagacggacagacggacattttgcacaaatctaatagcggctttttccccttacgggggccgctaaaaaactaaGAGatatcaatgtaattattttatcagaaTATAGAAACCTTATTTGGAATACCTACCTACAAATTGTCTACCATAATAaactgtataataaagtattattagatcacattttaaagaaaattattgCTAAAATAAAgcgctaaataaatatatcaagaGTGTCCACTAACTTAAAGaaaaggatatatatatatatatatatatatatatatatatatatatatatatatatatatatatatatatatatatatatatatattatatatgaatatgtgtatgcgagtgtgtatgcgtgtgtatagatatatatcccAAGTGATcccttttatatatttaaaaacccTGTAaccatattgttataaacctggtggtggcacagattggggtagtggtgtgagtgtagtcagtcgacgcaaatcgccccaggccagcgctagacgagcggtcaagcgTGACGAGTTCCGACTGTCAGCCGaatcgagtgtcaacaggacagttcgggaaggatcgccgaccgTGAACatagctcaggagcgtcacgagagttatagtcatctgaccacctagaaacgtctaggggcgttctgtccggttcgagaaggccaatagggaccctatataagagcggaggtgtcgcagtcaagacagtcgagaaaaggggctcaatacagcaaggttcagaaagcgggtttacgacaggagttcagaacacggtcgactacagcacagttcaacggtgtggttctgtacggagcattacgacggttcagtgcggagtactatcaagtacagttgagacgaacggcgtcttgatcttggtctgtgatcgagtccgacacaacgagcccaagtgtgtgaagtcagtcccgaactgttgaacccagtgcaatcccggaacgagacggagaggctagtgcaagacttgatacggcggaacggtgttatcgcagagctatttgtactgttctacgtgctgccaattgtacagtattggctgttatttatggacattaaacctttacgttattttggagccctgacttgtcaagttctttaagttggtggtgtatggtgcagtttgcagagagcctggatagtgagattcgtaacactggtgtcagaagtgggatcggatcgtatCGGATAGgaacggatctactatggcttgtctgaaactgctgtacgaactcgaAGTGAAAGAACTGAAGCGAGAGCTACGCGATCGAGGGCTGAAGACAAGTGGAATTAAAGAAACATTACAGGCACGCCTCCGGGAAGACATagtggaagaagaggaagatccagacACGTATCTTTTTGACGTAGAACCAGATATGGAGGAGCTCTTGAGCTCAATGCTAGGAAACATcaattccaagatagatgccatgaaCACCAACATAGCCgccatgaaccaacgcatacctgatgtggaggagagaatcatcaATACAGACGTTCGTTCAGATGCTAAAACCAGTGAGAGGAGCGttggtggtgatcatgagaacccattgaaacctgacgaagccgttgagaggCATATGCAAGTCGAGATATACCAGCCAGATctgcacccaacagacgttggtccagctgccaagactgaaGAGggaagtcctgatggtggtcaagagaatccaaggaagcctgacgttgaagttgatggacatttgcacgaagaaagtcatcgacaaggtctgaaaccaacagacgattggcccgatactgagacaagagagagaggtcctgatggtggagaagaaagccgaatggagcctgacgccgaagacgagggacctttgcacgaggagtgttgccaacctgccccacgagcatgccctccagacaaagctgaagatgatgacctgtaccACAATTCCCcgccctgtggatttgaagcccatcccagtccttcttcgcaaagccctatgaagccacctcttttgccaacgatcttggtatccccagcccttacatccaatacctctccatgtgtcaagtggctgtcctcggtaccgaccgacaagagaacgatgc from Biomphalaria glabrata chromosome 9, xgBioGlab47.1, whole genome shotgun sequence encodes the following:
- the LOC129928207 gene encoding uncharacterized protein LOC129928207; amino-acid sequence: MVLYSHEIGKGFTSLQTFSSVLGISGISQRAFKDHDNKITDCEVESGEDMLYRTANAIRQAYAETDDDIREAIERGENPLIDISVSYDGTWQKRGFTSLYGVGVCIDLLTGLVVDFDIRSKYCHACHIQKAESMNATDLAVWKEQHDCCTNHHKSSKSMEQDSAVILWNRSVAKYNFRYVEMLSDGDSSAFKAVLESKPYADKAVTKLDCINHAHKRMGTALRKLAKESHLGGRGVGRLTEKKCDSLQNFYRGAIIDNIPDVSKMRNAVWAGLYHSMSTDTEHHHRQCPLGENSWCWYQQAISLGQDPDSHSNHKASTFLSLEVAHKLIPIYRRMSDESLLQRMAHGGTQNNNESLNAMIWTRCPKTSFMGLGRVKGSVARAVSIFNAGANELINVMNKMHIDVSYVTLNNLKKVNDKRIIQSDTTSQEDYRKRRKTVSLTRFEKVREELAKDGNVYGAGAH